The Suncus etruscus isolate mSunEtr1 chromosome 14, mSunEtr1.pri.cur, whole genome shotgun sequence genome contains a region encoding:
- the LOC126027217 gene encoding ferritin light chain codes for MSSQIRQNYSTDVEAAVNRLVNMHLRASYTYLSLGFYFSRDDVALEGVGHFFRELAEEKREGAERLLKMQNQRGGRALFLDVQKPSRDEWGKTQDAMEAALVLEKELNQALLDLHALGSARADPHLCDFLESHFLDEEVKLIKKMGDHLTNIRRLANPQAGLGEYLFERLTLKHD; via the exons ATGAGCTCCCAGATCCGCCAGAATTATTCCACCGACGTGGAGGCCGCCGTCAACCGCCTGGTGAACATGCACCTGCGGGCCTCCTACACCTACCTCTCTCTG GGCTTCTATTTCAGCCGCGACGATGTGGCCCTGGAGGGCGTAGGCCACTTCTTCCGCGAGCTGGCGGAGGAGAAGCGCGAGGGCGCCGAGCGCCTCCTTAAGATGCAAAACCAGCGCGGCGGCCGCGCCCTCTTCCTGGACGTGCAG AAACCTTCCCGGGATGAGTGGGGTAAAACGCAGGATGCCATGGAAGCTGCCCTGGTCCTGGAGAAGGAGCTGAACCAGGCCCTGTTGGATCTGCATGCCTTGGGCTCTGCTCGTGCTGACCCCCAC CTCTGTGACTTCCTGGAGAGCCATTTCCTGGACGAGGAGGTGAAGCTGATCAAGAAGATGGGCGACCACCTGACCAACATCCGAAGGCTGGCGAACCCCCAGGCCGGTCTGGGCGAGTACCTCTTCGAAAGGCTTACCCTCAAACACGACTAG